A region of the Caballeronia sp. TF1N1 genome:
CAAGCGCATTTCGAACGACGACCTGCGGCAGAAGTTCGTCGATGCCACCGTCGAGCAAGCGAAGATTCTCGGCGTAACGTTGCCCGATCCCGATCTTAAATGGAACGAAGCGCGCGGTGCGCATGACTACGGCGAGATCGACTGGGACGAATTCTGGCGCGTGGTCAATGGTGACGGTCCGTGCAACAAGGAACGGCTTGCGACTCGCATAAAGGCGAATGACGATGGCGCGTGGGTGCGCGAAGCCGCGCTCGCTTATGCCGACAAACAAGCGCGCAAAGCGCAGAATCAGCAGAAACAGGCCGCATGAAGGAGACGACGATGAGCAAGGAATGGCCGATCTGGGAAGTGTTCGTGCGTAGCAAGCAGGGTCTAGATCACAAGCATTGCGGCAGCCTGCATGCGCCCGACGCGGGCGCTGCGTTGAGAATGGCGCGCGATGTCTATACGCGGCGTCAGGAAGGCGTGAGCATCTGGGTGGTGCCATCATCGGCTATCACGGCATCGGACCCGGCGGACAAGGCCGAATTATTCGAACCCGCGATCGACAAGATATATCGGCATCCTACGTTCTTCGTGTTGCCCGACGAAATCAATCACATGTAAAGGCGGGACATGACGACGCCCATTCCGACGCGCGAACATCTCGCTTACGTCCTGCGCCTCGCCGACAACGCGTTGATCCTCGGTCAGCGCAACGCCGAATGGTGCAGCCACGGTCCCGCGCTCGAAGAAGACATCGCACTCGCTAACATGAGTCTCGATCTCATTGGACAGGCGCGCTTGCTTTATTCGCATGCGGCAACGCTCGAAGCCGAGATGACCGGCACGCAGAAAACCGAAGACGACTACGCGTACTTTCGTGGCGAGCGTGAGTTCGCCAACTATACGATTGCCGAGCTGCCGCACTATGGACCGTTCGCGGGTACGGTGCGAACCGAGCGCGATTATGCAGTGACCATCGTGCGCAACTTCCTCTATTCGGCGTTGATGGCTGAACTATGGACGGCCTTGCAGGCATCGGCCGATGCGCAGCTTGCCGCCATTGCCGCAAAGTCGATCAAGGAAGTGCGTTATCACTTGCATCATGCACGCGACTGGCTCGTGCGCTTCGGCGACGGCACGGAGGTATCGCATCGACGCGCACAGGCCGCACTCGACTATTTGATGCCTTACACACGCGAGTTTTTTGCGATCGATGCAATCGAGCGTGCCGTTGCACAAGCAGGCATCGCGCCGCTTGCGAGCGATTCCGAAGCGGCATGGCGCGCACAACTCGACGACGCTTTAAACGAAGCCACACTCACCGCGCCCGCCGATGTAAAGCATGTCAGCACAGGCAAACTCGGCGAACACTCCGAGCATATGGGTTATCTGCTCGCGGAGATGCAAAGCCTCGCACGTCAGCACCCGGGCGCAAGCTGGTGAACACCATGCACGCCGATACTTTCTTGCAACACGTATGGTGCGTGCTCGAAGCCGTGCCGGACCCGGAGATCCCCGTCGTATCCATACGCGAACTGGGCATCTTGCGCGACGTGCGTCATGGCGCGGACGGCGTGCTCGAGGTCGTGATTACGCCGACTTACTCCGGATGTCCTGCCATGTCGCAGATCGCCGAGGACATCGCGTATGCAATCCATAACGCGAAGCTTGGGGCGCATCGCATTGAGACGGTGCTCGCGCCGGCATGGACCACCGACTGGATCACCGATGAAGCGCGCGACAAGCTACGACGTTATGGCATCGCGCCGCCGACGGGGCAATGTGGAACTGCTGCGCCGAATCAGGAGCAACCGCTGCGTTTCGTGCCATATAAGCCTATGAAGCAGGAGCCGGTCGCGTGTCCTCGTTGCGGTTCGACGCATACGGAAAAGCTCGCGCAATTCGGCTCGACGGCGTGCAAGGCGCTGTACCGATGCGTCGATTGCCGCGAGCCGTTCGATTACTTCAAGCCGTACTGATCCGTTTCTTTTTTATCGATTCGACGCTCATGGCCACTCCGCAATTCCATCCGCTGCGCATTCGCGAGGTTCGTCCTGAAACGGCCGACGCGGTCACCGTCTCGTTCGATGTACCGCCACTGCTGCGCGACGCGTTCCGCTTCACGCAAGGGCAGTTCGTGACCTTGAAGACGCATATCGACGGCGAAGAGACGCGCCGGTCCTATTCCATCTGCGTGGGTGTCACGGACTACGATCGCGATGGAGAATTGCGTATCGGCATCAAGCGCGTGCGCGGCGGGCGTTTTTCGAACTTCGCATTCGGAACGCTGAAGCCCGGCCACGAGATCGAAGTCATGACGCCCGATGGCCGTTTCTTTACGCATCTGAACGCGGACCACGCCAAGCATTACGTGGCGTTTTCAGGTGGCTCGGGCATCACGCCAGTGCTCGCCATCGTCAAGACCACGCTCGATATGGAACCCACAAGCCGCTTCACGCTTGTGTACGGCAATCGCAGCGTGGATGCGATCATGTTTGCCGAAGAACTCGAAGATCTCAAGAACCGTTATATGAGCCGCTTTTCGCTCTATCACGTGCTCTCGGACGACTTGCAGGATGTCGAACTCTTCAACGGCGTGCTGGACGAAGCAAAGTGCCGTGCGTTCCTGCAAACGCTGCTGCCTCCGCAAGAAATCGATGAAGCCTTCATTTGCGGTCCTGGGCCGATGATGGATGCGGCTGAAGCCGCGCTCAAGAGTTCGGGCGTCGCACAGAAACAGATCCATGTCGAGCGTTTCGGCACACCCTTGCCGCAAGCGGGCGTTCCGGCCGTCGAAATTACCGAGAACACGCCTGCGGCCGACCTTGAACTCGTCATCGACGGAAAAAGGCGCAAACTGCGTTTGCCCTATGAAGGCGTGAGTGTGCTCGACGTCGGACTCAAAGCGGGTTTGGCGCTGCCTTATGCGTGCAAAGGCGGCGTGTGCTGCACGTGCCGCGCAAAAGTGCTTGAGGGAGAGGTAAAGATGGACCGGAATTTCACGCTCGAGCAACACGAGATCGATGACGGTTTCGTGCTGACGTGCCAGTGTCATCCGGTTAGCGAACGCATAGTCGTGAGCTTCGACGAACGCTAGACACGTCTTAGCGTGGCTTTAGAAAAACGCCTCTTTTGAGTTTTGAGTGGGTGGGTTGGCGGGTCAAGGACGGGCGTAAGCCCGGCGAAGCGAATCCTTGAGGCGCCCAGAATTGATAAGCTGAGCCATGACAAAGCAACCTTGACGAATGAACTGTTCGAATCCGCTCTCGGTATAACCGCGCCCTGGTACGTTCAAGGCGTTGACTTCGATGCCGCTCAGCGTCAACTCACCATTGCCGTGGACTTCGTCGCGGGCACCCGGTTTTCCTATGTTGGAGTTGCCGGTGAGCATCCTGTCCACGACACGCAAATCAAGCGTCTGCGTCACCTGAATTTCTTTCAACACGAATGTTTTCTGGAAGTGCGGGTGCCGCGTGTGCGCTTGCCCGATGGCTCCGTGCGGTTGGTCGAACCTGATTGGGTCGGTCAACTCAGCGGCTTTACGCTGCTGTTCGAGGCACTCGTACTGATGCTCGCCCAGCAGATGCCGTTTGCCGCTGTCGCGCGTGCGGTCAACCTGTCGTGGCATCGAGTACACGCCATCTGTTCGCGGTATGTGGAGCTGGCACTCGCGGGGGCTGACCTGTCTGAGGTGAAGGCAGTGGCAATTGACGAAACCTCGTATCGGCGCGGTCATGAGTATCTGACGCTGGTCGCCGATATGCGAGCGCGGCGGGTCGTGTTCGTCACGACCGGCAAGGATGCCAGCACGATTGAACGCTTTGCGGCCTACCTGGGCGAACACGGTGGCACGTCCGAGCAAATCAGCTCGGTCAGCATCGACATGTCGCCAGCTTTCATCAAGGGCGTCAATGAACATCTGCCCGACGCGCGACTGACCTTTGACAAGTTTCACGTCGTTGCTCACGCGTCCAAGGCGCTCGACACGGTGCGCAGGCAG
Encoded here:
- the paaB gene encoding 1,2-phenylacetyl-CoA epoxidase subunit PaaB codes for the protein MSKEWPIWEVFVRSKQGLDHKHCGSLHAPDAGAALRMARDVYTRRQEGVSIWVVPSSAITASDPADKAELFEPAIDKIYRHPTFFVLPDEINHM
- the paaC gene encoding 1,2-phenylacetyl-CoA epoxidase subunit PaaC, which produces MTTPIPTREHLAYVLRLADNALILGQRNAEWCSHGPALEEDIALANMSLDLIGQARLLYSHAATLEAEMTGTQKTEDDYAYFRGEREFANYTIAELPHYGPFAGTVRTERDYAVTIVRNFLYSALMAELWTALQASADAQLAAIAAKSIKEVRYHLHHARDWLVRFGDGTEVSHRRAQAALDYLMPYTREFFAIDAIERAVAQAGIAPLASDSEAAWRAQLDDALNEATLTAPADVKHVSTGKLGEHSEHMGYLLAEMQSLARQHPGASW
- the paaD gene encoding 1,2-phenylacetyl-CoA epoxidase subunit PaaD gives rise to the protein MHADTFLQHVWCVLEAVPDPEIPVVSIRELGILRDVRHGADGVLEVVITPTYSGCPAMSQIAEDIAYAIHNAKLGAHRIETVLAPAWTTDWITDEARDKLRRYGIAPPTGQCGTAAPNQEQPLRFVPYKPMKQEPVACPRCGSTHTEKLAQFGSTACKALYRCVDCREPFDYFKPY
- the paaE gene encoding 1,2-phenylacetyl-CoA epoxidase subunit PaaE; the protein is MATPQFHPLRIREVRPETADAVTVSFDVPPLLRDAFRFTQGQFVTLKTHIDGEETRRSYSICVGVTDYDRDGELRIGIKRVRGGRFSNFAFGTLKPGHEIEVMTPDGRFFTHLNADHAKHYVAFSGGSGITPVLAIVKTTLDMEPTSRFTLVYGNRSVDAIMFAEELEDLKNRYMSRFSLYHVLSDDLQDVELFNGVLDEAKCRAFLQTLLPPQEIDEAFICGPGPMMDAAEAALKSSGVAQKQIHVERFGTPLPQAGVPAVEITENTPAADLELVIDGKRRKLRLPYEGVSVLDVGLKAGLALPYACKGGVCCTCRAKVLEGEVKMDRNFTLEQHEIDDGFVLTCQCHPVSERIVVSFDER
- a CDS encoding ISL3 family transposase: MTNELFESALGITAPWYVQGVDFDAAQRQLTIAVDFVAGTRFSYVGVAGEHPVHDTQIKRLRHLNFFQHECFLEVRVPRVRLPDGSVRLVEPDWVGQLSGFTLLFEALVLMLAQQMPFAAVARAVNLSWHRVHAICSRYVELALAGADLSEVKAVAIDETSYRRGHEYLTLVADMRARRVVFVTTGKDASTIERFAAYLGEHGGTSEQISSVSIDMSPAFIKGVNEHLPDARLTFDKFHVVAHASKALDTVRRQQQKVDPQLKGMRWTLLKDANKLNLAQLTDLEALVSQYTTRRTARAWLYREQPRDILERKQINVVSAMLHQWCTNVMRSKVEPMKDVARLIRRHFEGIVAWTQTRQTNGFIEAINGLFQAAKRKARGYARFETMRTVLFLIAGKFDFSRFNEHAR